TGTACCGGTGCGGAGTGTCGGCGTCATGGGAGATGAGCGGACGTACAAGTACGTGGGGGTTGTCCGAGCTGTGATGAGCGAAGACGGCATGACCGCCGACTGGGCACGCATTTCCTATGATACCCTCGATGTCATTGCACGACGCATCGTGAATGAGGTAGCGGGTATTGGACGGGTGGTTTACGATATCACCTCCAAACCTCCTGCAACCATTGAGTGGGAATGAAGGTGGTCGAAAGGTGAGCATTTGCATCGTTGTTGGGACTCACTGGGGAGATGAGGGAAAGGGAAGGATCGTCGATTACCTGAGTCGTGGGGCAGATATTGTGGTGCGGGCTCAGGGAGGAAGCAACGCCGGTCATACAGTTGTGGTGGGAGAAAAAAAGTACATTTTCCACCTCATACCCTCTGGAATTCTCTTTCCTGGAAAGGTCTGCATTCTTGGAGACGGAATGGTCATCGATCCGCTCTCCTTCCTTGAAGAAACCCATCTCCTTGAAGAGGAAGGCATTGCCTTTGCAGATCGTCTCTTCATAAGTGAAAAGGCCCATGTTGTCATGCCTTACCATCGCCTCTTTGACGGTTTCTATGAGCATCTCCGGGGAGCGGGAAAAATTGGGACAACCAGACGAGGCATTGGGCCCGCTTACGAGGATAAGGTGGCCCGTTTTGGTATCCGCGTTGTGGACCTTCTGCATCCTGAGATTTTCGCTGCAAAGCTCAAAATTACCCTTGATTACAAGAACCGGATTCTTGAGCAAGTTTTTGCTCACCCTCCTCTCTCTTACGAGGCGATTCTTGAGGAGTACCTGAGGTACGGGGAGTGCTTACGACCCTATGTCCGGGATACGTCACACTTTCTGTACGAAGCCTGGCGCTCGGGGAAGCGTATCATCATTGAGGGAGCCCAGGGGACAATGCTTGATCTTGACCATGGAACGTATCCCTTTGTCACCTCTTCGTACCCGGTGGCAAGTGGTGCCCTCCTTGGAGCAGGGATAGGCCCGGTTCAAGATGCAGAGGTTCTGGGGGTGTGCAAAGCCTACACATCCCGGGTGGGAGAGGGTCCCTTCCCCACCGAGCTCTCTGACGACACCGGGATGTACCTTCGGGAGAAAGGAGGCGAGTACGGGGCAACCACCGGTCGGCCTCGCCGTTGCGGATGGCTTGACGGGGTTGTGCTCAAGTATGCAGCCCGAATCAATAACATAACCTCCCTTGCGCTGACAAAACTCGATGTTCTTGGAGGGCTTCCTCGGGTCAAGTGGTGCTATGCCTATGAGGTCGAGGGAGGGTTACTTGAGGAGTTCCCCATGGATCCTCATATCTGGCCTTTGTGTCGTCCTGTATATCGGGAGTTTGAGGGGTGGAGTGAGGACATCTCTGAGGTGCGCTCGTACAGTGACCTTCCCCGGAATGTCCGCATTTTTGTCGAATCCTTGGAGGATTTCCTTGGGATTCCGGTGGTTCTCCTTTCGGTTGGTCCTCGACGGGATGATACAATAGTGAGGGAGGAGCTCTGGTAGAGGAGGGGGATGCCATGGATAAGGAGCAGGCAAGAGCGGAAATCGAGCGGCTTCGAGAGATTATCCGCTACCACGATTACCGGTACTACGTTTTGAACAGTCCTGAAATCACCGACGAAGAGTACGATGCCCTGATGCGGAAACTCCAGGAGCTTGAGGCGCTCTTT
This region of Candidatus Caldatribacterium sp. genomic DNA includes:
- a CDS encoding adenylosuccinate synthase encodes the protein MSICIVVGTHWGDEGKGRIVDYLSRGADIVVRAQGGSNAGHTVVVGEKKYIFHLIPSGILFPGKVCILGDGMVIDPLSFLEETHLLEEEGIAFADRLFISEKAHVVMPYHRLFDGFYEHLRGAGKIGTTRRGIGPAYEDKVARFGIRVVDLLHPEIFAAKLKITLDYKNRILEQVFAHPPLSYEAILEEYLRYGECLRPYVRDTSHFLYEAWRSGKRIIIEGAQGTMLDLDHGTYPFVTSSYPVASGALLGAGIGPVQDAEVLGVCKAYTSRVGEGPFPTELSDDTGMYLREKGGEYGATTGRPRRCGWLDGVVLKYAARINNITSLALTKLDVLGGLPRVKWCYAYEVEGGLLEEFPMDPHIWPLCRPVYREFEGWSEDISEVRSYSDLPRNVRIFVESLEDFLGIPVVLLSVGPRRDDTIVREELW